In Seriola aureovittata isolate HTS-2021-v1 ecotype China chromosome 24, ASM2101889v1, whole genome shotgun sequence, the following proteins share a genomic window:
- the LOC130165539 gene encoding vang-like protein 1 isoform X3 — translation MQSPTVMEVGNEALEVCETVEEVKDVIVTTTEEDSNTYSPPVAGSSPGTKPSQDDNWGETTTAVTGTSEHSLSQEDIVRITKDLEDSVGLDCRRYFTLTLAVILGLLVFLTPLAFLVLPHLLWPERLQSCGTACEGLFISVAFKLLILLLAVWALFFRPPRAGLPRVFVFRALLAVLVLLFVISYWLFYGVRILDSQDENYQGIVQYAVSLVDALLFIHYLAIVLLELRQLQPCFSVCVARSTDGETRHYNLGQLSIQRAALAILEHYYCDFSVNNPALLSASKTRAAKHLAGLKVYNVDGEFPAAPAEGPGNNAATGLAHSQSRAMIAAAARRRDSSHNELYYEEAEHERRVRKRKARLVVAVEEAFTHIKRMQEEDQKKAPGDVMDPREAAQAIFPSMARALQKYLRTTKQQHCHSMESIQQHLAFCITNNMTPKAFLESYLTPGPTLQYSRDHWLARQWTLISEASVTSGLKDGSVFLLKCVDFNLVVTTKKIPYIQMSEEYIDPKSHKFVLRLQSETSV, via the exons GATGACAACTGGGGCGAGACCACCACCGCCGTCACCGGCACGTCCGAGCACAGCCTCTCTCAGGAGGACATCGTCCGCATCACCAAGGACCTGGAGGACAGCGTGGGGCTGGACTGCCGCCGTTACTTCACCCTGACCTTGGCTGTGATCCTGGGGCTGCTGGTGTTTCTGACGCCGCTCGCCTTCCTCGTGCTCCCACACCTCCTCTGGCCGGAGAGGCTGCAGAGCTGCGGCACGGCCTGCGAGGGCCTGTTCATCTCCGTGGCCTTCAAGCTGCTCATACTGCTGCTGGCCGTCTGGGCGCTCTTCTTCAGGCCGCCGCGGGCCGGCCTCCCGCGGGTCTTCGTCTTCAGGGCGCTGCTCGCCGTGCTGGTGCTGCTCTTTGTGATCTCCTACTGGCTGTTCTACGGAGTGAGGATACTGGACTCGCAG GACGAGAACTACCAGGGAATCGTGCAGTACGCCGTGTCGCTGGTGGACGCGCTGCTCTTCATCCACTACCTGGCCATCGTCCTGCTGGAGCTGCGGCAGCTGCAGCCGTGCTTCTCCGTGTGCGTGGCGCGCTCCACGGACGGAGAGACGAGGCACTACAACCTGGGACAGCTCAG taTTCAGCGGGCAGCTCTCGCCATCTTAGAGCACTACTACTGTGACTTCTCAGTCAATAACCCGGCGTTGCTCTCCGCCTCCAAGACCCGCGCCGCCAAGCACCTGGCCGGCCTCAAGGTCTACAACGTGGATGGTGAGTTCCCAGCAGCCCCAGCTGAGG GCCCGGGGAACAATGCGGCGACGGGACTGGCCCACTCCCAGTCCAGAGCCATGATCGCGGCCGCCGCCCGCCGCCGAGACTCCAGCCACAACGAGCTGTACTACGAGGAGGCCGAGCACGAGCGGCGTGTCCGCAAACGCAAAGCGCG aCTCGTGGTGGCGGTAGAGGAGGCGTTCACTCACATCAAGCGCATGCAGGAGGAGGATCAGAAGAAGGCTCCGGGGGACGTGATGGACCCGCGGGAGGCGGCGCAGGCCATCTTCCCCTCCATGGCTCGGGCCCTGCAGAAGTACCTGAGGACCACCAAGCAGCAGCACTGCCACAGCATGGAGAGCATCCAGCAGCACCTGGCCTTCTGCATCACCAACAACATGACGCCCAAG GCGTTCCTGGAGAGCTACCTGACCCCGGGCCCCACCCTGCAGTACAGCCGGGACCACTGGCTGGCCCGGCAGTGGACGCTGATCAGCGAGGCGTCGGTCACCAGCGGCCTGAAGGACGGCTCCGTCTTCCTGCTCAAGTGCGTGGACTTCAACCTGGTGGTGACAACGAAGAAGATCCCTTACATCCAGATGTCGGAGGAATACATCGACCCCAAGTCACACAAGTTCGTCCTGCGGCTACAGTCCGAAACATCTGTGTAG
- the LOC130165139 gene encoding calsequestrin-2-like produces MQQLWLPLLCGLCLLLAFLCSAEEGLEFPNFDGKDRVLDMNERNYRKALKRYDLLCLFYHEPLPANKGLQKRFQMTELVLELTAQVLENKDIGFGMVDSQRDVKVARKLGLEEVGSLYVFKDDRVIEFDGELSADTLVEFLLDVLEDPVEMINTAMELRAFERMEEDIRLIGYFKGEDSYYKAFQEASERFQPYIKFFATFDKSVAKHLSLKMNEVNFYEPFMEEPAILPGRPLSEMDIVEFVTQHRRATLRKLRAENMFETWEDDMDGIHIVAFAEEEDPDGYEFLEILKDVARDNTNNPELSIVWIDPDDFPLLTTYWEKTFKLDLFRPQIGVVNVTDADSVWLDMSNDEDLPTAEELEDWIEDVLSGRVNTEDDDESADDQENPDSYITEDSDGSHDQDDDDDGDD; encoded by the exons ATGCAGCAGCTCTGGCTTCCTCTGCTGTGCggcctctgcctcctcctggcTTTCCTGTGCAGCGCCGAGGAAGGTCTCGAGTTCCCCAACTTCGATGGGAAGGACAGGGTGCTGGACATGAACGAGCGCAACTACAGGAAGGCTCTGAAGAGGTACGACCTGCTGTGTCTGTTCTACCACGAGCCCCTGCCGGCCAACAAGGGTCTGCAGAAGCGCTTCCAGATGACAGAGCTGGTGCTGGAG CTCACAGCTCAGGTCCTGGAGAACAAAGACATAGGTTTTGGGATGGTGGACTCCCAGAGGGACGTCAAAGTCGCCAGGAAACTGG GTCTGGAGGAGGTGGGCAGCTTGTACGTTTTCAAGGACGACCGTGTCATTGAGTTTGACGGCGAGCTCTCAGCGGACACGCTGGTGGAGTTCCTGCTGGAT GTGTTGGAGGACCCAGTGGAAATGATCAACACCGCCATGGAGCTGCGAGCCTTCGAGAGAATGGAGGAGGACATCCGCCTCATTGGATACTTTAAGGGAGAAGATTCAT actATAAAGCTTTCCAGGAGGCATCAGAGCGTTTTCAACCTTACATCAAGTTCTTTGCTACATTTGATAAATCT GTAGCCAAACATCTGTCCCTCAAGATGAACGAGGTGAATTTCTATGAGCCGTTTATGGAGGAGCCTGCCATCCTGCCCGGCAGACCCCTGTCAGAGATGGACATCGTCGAGTTTGTCACCCAACACAGAAG GGCCACGCTGAGGAAGCTCCGGGCAGAGAATATGTTTGAGACATGG GAAGACGACATGGACGGAATACATATCGTTGCGTTTGCTGAGGAAGAAGATCCAG ACGGCTACGAGTTCCTGGAGATCCTGAAAGACGTGGCCAGAGACAACACCAACAACCCAGAGCTCAGCATAGTCTGGATCGATCCGGATGACTTCCCTCTG CTGACCACTTACTGGGAGAAAACCTTCAAGTTGGACCTGTTTCGACCTCAAATTGGTGTCGTCAACGTAACAGAT GCCGACAGCGTGTGGCTGGACATGTCCAACGACGAGGACTTGCCCACTgcggaggagctggaggactgGATAGAGGACGTCTTGTCGGGGAGGGTGAACACCGAGGACGACGATGAGTCAGCCGATGACCAGGAAAACCCTGACAGCTACATCACGGAGGATAGCGACGGAAGTCACGACCAAGACGACGATGACGACGGTGATGACTAA